A genomic region of Zalophus californianus isolate mZalCal1 chromosome 11, mZalCal1.pri.v2, whole genome shotgun sequence contains the following coding sequences:
- the FDX1 gene encoding adrenodoxin, mitochondrial translates to MAAAGGARLLRAASAALGGAARRWQVVAGPRAAPGRGGGAGGLARTLSMSAPARSSSEDKITVHFVNRDGETLTAKGKVGDSLLDVVIENNLDIDGFGACEGTLACSTCHLIFEEHIFEKLEAVTDEENDMLDLAYGLTDRSRLGCQIYLTKSMDNMTVRVPDAVADARQAVDVGKNS, encoded by the exons ATGGCCGCCGCGGGGGGCGCCCGGCTCCTGCGCGCCGCGTCCGCGGCTCTAGGCGGCGCGGCCCGTCGTTGGCAGGTCGTCGCCGGACCCCGCGCGGCACCGGGCcggggcggcggcgcggggggGCTGGCCCGGACGCTGAGCATGTCGGCGCCGGCGCGGAGCAG CTCAGAAGATAAAATAACAGTCCACTTTGTAAACCGTGACGGTGAGACATTAACAGCCAAAGGAAAAGTTGGTGACTCTCTACTAGATGTTGTGATTGAAAATAACCTAGATATTGATGGTTTTG GTGCATGTGAGGGAACCTTGGCCTGCTCCACCTGTCACCTCATCTTTGAAGAGCACATATTTGAGAAGTTAGAAGCAGTCACTGATGAGGAGAATGACATGCTCGATCTGGCGTATGGACTAACAGATAG ATCTCGGTTGGGCTGCCAAATCTATTTGACAAAGTCTATGGACAATATGACAGTTCGAGTACCTGATGCTGTGGCCGATGCCAGACAAGCCGTGGATGTGGGCAAGAACTCCTAA